The following are from one region of the Actinoplanes sp. L3-i22 genome:
- the ppk2 gene encoding polyphosphate kinase 2, which yields MSTEVEQQFDEFAEAATHPYAGPIAELTGYRVVDDEDDDPRLLKADGSPVDTWREDYPYDERLSRQQYDHHKRLLQIELLKLQNWCKDTGERLVILFEGRDAAGKGGTIKRFMEHLNPRGASVVALEKPNQRESTQWYYQRYIKHLPSAGEIVLFDRSWYNRAGVERVMGFCTRQEYLEFLRQTPELERMLTLSGINLIKFWFSVTQKEQHTRFAIRQVDPVRQWKLSPMDLQSLDKWGDYTEAKEAMFFYTDTADAPWTVVKSNDKKRARLEAMRHVLHQFDYAGKDEEVVGRPDPLIVGPASLVVETTESGPHVFPRL from the coding sequence ATGAGCACTGAGGTCGAGCAGCAGTTCGATGAGTTCGCGGAGGCGGCCACCCACCCCTATGCGGGGCCGATCGCCGAACTGACCGGATATCGGGTAGTGGACGACGAGGACGACGATCCGCGGCTGCTGAAAGCCGACGGCAGCCCGGTGGACACCTGGCGGGAGGACTATCCGTACGACGAGCGGCTCTCCCGCCAGCAGTACGACCACCACAAGCGGCTGCTCCAGATCGAGCTGCTGAAGCTGCAGAACTGGTGCAAGGACACCGGCGAGCGGCTCGTGATCCTCTTCGAGGGGCGCGACGCGGCCGGCAAGGGCGGCACGATCAAACGCTTCATGGAGCACCTGAACCCGCGCGGCGCCTCCGTGGTCGCCCTGGAGAAGCCGAACCAGCGGGAGAGCACCCAGTGGTACTACCAGCGGTACATCAAGCACCTGCCGTCCGCCGGTGAGATCGTGCTCTTCGACCGGTCCTGGTACAACCGGGCCGGCGTCGAGCGGGTGATGGGCTTCTGCACCCGCCAGGAGTACCTGGAGTTCCTCCGGCAGACCCCCGAGCTGGAGCGGATGCTCACCCTCTCCGGGATCAACCTGATCAAGTTCTGGTTCTCGGTGACCCAGAAGGAACAGCACACCCGCTTCGCGATCCGGCAGGTCGACCCGGTCCGGCAGTGGAAGCTCTCCCCCATGGACCTCCAGTCCCTGGACAAGTGGGGCGACTACACCGAGGCGAAGGAGGCGATGTTCTTCTACACCGACACCGCCGACGCGCCGTGGACCGTGGTGAAGAGCAACGACAAGAAGCGCGCCCGCCTGGAGGCGATGCGGCACGTGCTGCACCAGTTCGACTACGCCGGCAAGGACGAGGAAGTGGTCGGCCGGCCCGATCCGCTGATCGTCGGCCCGGCCTCGCTCGTGGTCGAGACCACCGAATCCGGCCCGCACGTATTCCCGCGCCTCTAG
- a CDS encoding ribonuclease Z, with protein sequence MRELVVLGTASQVPTRHRNHNGYLLRFDDEVILFDPGEGTQRQLLLAGLPVTPIKRICVTHFHGDHSLGLPGILQRISLDRVPHPVSVHYPAGGQEFYDRLRHATSYWDNADIVPSPVTADFVAETSAGRLTALPLRHSIETYGYRLTEPDTRRMLPELLTAHGISGPAVGELQRTGHFGPVTLEQVSAARPGQSMAFVMDTGLCDNVYALAHGVDMLVIESTFLAEDAGMAAQVGHLTAGQAGAVARESKVRSLVLTHFSQRYPDASRFLEEARKEFDGPITIAEDLQRIPFPSRH encoded by the coding sequence ATGCGTGAGCTCGTCGTGCTGGGCACCGCCAGCCAGGTGCCGACCAGGCATCGCAACCACAACGGTTACCTGCTCCGCTTCGACGACGAGGTGATCCTCTTCGACCCGGGCGAGGGGACCCAGCGCCAGCTGCTGCTCGCCGGCCTGCCGGTCACCCCGATCAAACGGATCTGCGTCACGCACTTCCACGGCGACCACAGCCTCGGCCTGCCCGGCATCCTCCAGCGCATCTCGCTGGACCGTGTGCCGCACCCGGTCTCGGTCCACTACCCGGCCGGTGGCCAGGAGTTCTACGACCGCCTCCGGCACGCCACCAGCTACTGGGACAACGCCGACATCGTGCCGTCGCCGGTCACCGCGGACTTCGTCGCGGAGACCTCCGCCGGGCGACTCACGGCCCTGCCACTGCGGCATTCCATCGAGACGTACGGGTATCGCCTCACCGAACCCGACACCCGCCGGATGCTCCCCGAACTCCTCACCGCCCACGGCATCAGCGGCCCCGCCGTCGGCGAACTCCAGCGCACCGGCCACTTCGGCCCGGTCACCCTCGAACAGGTCAGCGCCGCCCGCCCCGGCCAGAGCATGGCCTTCGTCATGGACACCGGCCTGTGCGACAACGTGTACGCGCTGGCACACGGGGTGGACATGCTGGTCATCGAGTCGACCTTCCTCGCCGAGGACGCCGGGATGGCCGCCCAGGTCGGGCATCTGACCGCCGGGCAGGCGGGGGCGGTCGCGCGGGAGTCGAAGGTGCGGAGCCTGGTGCTGACCCACTTCTCGCAGCGCTATCCGGACGCGTCCCGCTTCCTGGAGGAGGCCCGCAAGGAGTTCGACGGGCCGATCACCATCGCGGAAGACCTCCAGCGAATCCCGTTCCCCAGCCGGCACTGA
- a CDS encoding SGNH/GDSL hydrolase family protein, whose product MAGLPERLTKAAATSLLAGALGGAALLAGEMLAAKARRYAKPTMGLALRTSMGPLSAPPLRLVLLGDSAAVGVGVEWLSDTVGGQLARLVADGTPETGQRHVLLSSVGVAGSRSSDLATQVARAMLGTRPDVAVILIGSQDATTARAPEEAAGHLAQAVRRLRSAGVQVVVGTCPDLGAMRSMAPPLRQIAGVLGRRIARAQARAVAEAGGVVVDLAAETGAVFRADAGTLCYDGFHPSADGNRVWAHALYPAVAKAAMTGV is encoded by the coding sequence ATGGCTGGGCTGCCGGAACGTCTGACCAAGGCCGCGGCCACGAGTCTGCTCGCCGGTGCGCTGGGCGGAGCTGCCCTGCTCGCCGGTGAGATGCTGGCCGCCAAGGCCCGCCGCTACGCGAAGCCGACCATGGGCCTCGCGCTGCGCACCTCGATGGGCCCGCTCAGTGCCCCACCGTTGCGGCTGGTGCTGCTCGGCGACTCGGCCGCGGTCGGGGTCGGCGTCGAGTGGCTCTCCGACACGGTCGGCGGCCAGCTGGCCCGGCTCGTCGCCGACGGCACTCCGGAGACCGGCCAGCGGCACGTGCTGCTCTCCAGCGTCGGCGTGGCCGGCTCCCGCTCGTCGGACCTGGCCACCCAGGTGGCCCGGGCGATGCTCGGCACCCGGCCGGACGTCGCGGTGATCCTGATCGGCTCGCAGGACGCCACCACCGCCCGCGCCCCGGAGGAGGCGGCCGGCCACCTCGCCCAGGCGGTCCGGCGGCTGCGCTCGGCCGGCGTCCAGGTGGTCGTCGGCACCTGCCCCGACCTGGGCGCGATGCGCTCGATGGCGCCGCCGCTGCGGCAGATCGCCGGGGTGCTCGGCCGGCGGATCGCGCGGGCGCAGGCCCGGGCGGTGGCCGAGGCCGGCGGCGTGGTGGTCGATCTCGCGGCGGAGACCGGTGCGGTGTTCCGCGCCGACGCCGGGACGCTCTGCTACGACGGCTTCCACCCGTCCGCGGACGGGAACCGGGTCTGGGCGCATGCGCTCTACCCAGCGGTGGCCAAGGCGGCCATGACCGGGGTGTGA
- a CDS encoding GNAT family N-acetyltransferase has translation MVVLLRSANETDPIHVGALHQRSRLAAYSEFLPADVLAARSAEAFGDWWAERFRWEQDTHRMTVAVDGDELVGFSYIGPSETPGAAELYAIHVEPSRLGTGVGRDLMIRALADLPAIGGDRAVLWVLTENHTARAFYESGGWKPDGETRTEPVNDIPVPQLRYAHPL, from the coding sequence ATGGTTGTACTGCTGCGCTCCGCGAACGAGACCGATCCGATCCATGTCGGTGCGCTGCACCAGCGTTCCCGGCTGGCGGCGTATTCCGAGTTTCTGCCCGCCGACGTCCTCGCGGCACGCAGCGCGGAGGCGTTCGGCGACTGGTGGGCCGAGCGGTTCCGATGGGAGCAGGACACCCACCGGATGACGGTCGCGGTGGACGGGGACGAGCTGGTCGGTTTCAGCTACATCGGGCCGAGCGAGACGCCGGGCGCGGCCGAGCTCTATGCGATCCACGTCGAGCCGTCCCGGCTCGGCACCGGGGTGGGTCGTGACCTGATGATCCGGGCTCTGGCCGACCTTCCGGCGATCGGCGGCGACCGCGCGGTCCTCTGGGTCCTGACCGAGAATCACACGGCCCGGGCGTTCTATGAGAGCGGCGGCTGGAAGCCCGACGGCGAGACCCGGACCGAACCGGTCAACGACATCCCGGTCCCTCAGCTTCGCTATGCCCATCCTTTGTAG
- a CDS encoding SGNH/GDSL hydrolase family protein, translating to MNSIVSTHFRGLTAEDRQRIRSAGLIAGSLTGALAGVTAISAGLLLRQAADARRIIPMAEAPPPRGDGVYGAKFHGKPVNLVILGDSSAAGYGVHRPRETPGALFATGISRRLHRPVSVRRFAVVGSVSSGLPWQVDAALEHQPELAIILIGGNDVTHVSARAEAVRHLADAVRRLREAGCKVVVGTCPDIGAIQPIKPPLRWLARRWSRQLAAAQTVAVVGAGGRTVSLGNLLGPMFEADPARMFGSDRFHPSAEGYARAAAVMMPTVMAALGADDRPAVPVAEGMRSLPEAADEAVRAPGTEVSPARAGGRWAQLRRHPWFGESRHWFGPGKPGSAPDAVRAVG from the coding sequence GTGAACAGCATTGTCAGTACCCACTTTCGTGGACTCACCGCGGAGGATCGACAGCGGATCCGTTCGGCCGGCCTGATCGCCGGCTCGCTCACCGGAGCGCTCGCCGGCGTGACCGCGATCTCGGCCGGTCTCCTGCTGCGGCAGGCCGCCGACGCGCGCCGGATCATCCCGATGGCCGAGGCGCCCCCGCCCCGCGGCGACGGCGTCTACGGCGCGAAGTTCCACGGCAAACCGGTCAACCTGGTCATTCTCGGCGACTCGTCGGCGGCCGGCTACGGCGTGCACCGCCCCCGGGAGACCCCGGGCGCGCTCTTCGCCACCGGGATCTCGCGCCGGCTGCACCGGCCGGTCAGCGTGCGCCGGTTCGCCGTGGTCGGCAGCGTCTCGTCCGGCCTCCCCTGGCAGGTCGACGCCGCGCTGGAGCACCAGCCGGAGCTGGCGATCATCCTGATCGGCGGCAACGACGTCACCCACGTCTCGGCCCGCGCCGAGGCGGTCCGGCACCTCGCCGACGCGGTCCGCCGGCTGCGCGAGGCCGGCTGCAAGGTGGTCGTCGGCACCTGCCCGGACATCGGCGCCATCCAGCCGATCAAGCCGCCGCTGCGCTGGCTGGCCCGGCGCTGGAGCCGTCAGCTCGCCGCCGCGCAGACCGTCGCGGTGGTCGGTGCCGGCGGGCGCACGGTCTCGCTCGGCAACCTGCTCGGCCCGATGTTCGAGGCCGACCCGGCGCGGATGTTCGGCTCCGATCGTTTTCATCCGTCCGCGGAAGGGTACGCACGAGCCGCGGCCGTGATGATGCCGACGGTGATGGCCGCTCTCGGTGCCGACGACCGGCCCGCCGTGCCGGTCGCCGAGGGGATGCGTTCCCTGCCCGAGGCCGCCGACGAGGCGGTCCGCGCGCCGGGGACGGAGGTCAGCCCGGCACGGGCCGGCGGCCGGTGGGCACAGTTGCGCCGGCATCCCTGGTTCGGCGAGTCCCGCCACTGGTTCGGCCCTGGAAAGCCGGGCAGCGCGCCAGATGCCGTCCGGGCCGTAGGCTAG
- a CDS encoding S1C family serine protease, with protein sequence MFAVGGRSTGINLAAQVVDLVMNTDESEALDAYSRIVTGVASRLLPSVAALSMRGGAGSAVTFTDDGFLLTNAHVVAGATTGSAAFADGVDTPFDVVGADALSDLAVVRVHHPGAPAAPLGDADDLRIGQLVVALGNPMGLAGSVTAGVVSGLGRSLPARDGRRIRVIDNVIQTDAALNPGNSGGALADSTGHVVGINTAVAGYGLGLAVPINETTRSIIGELVATGRVRRAWLGVAGMPAPLPPNLADRLGQKQGLRVVEVVPGSPAGLAGIYLGDLLLTAGGRPIQSVQALQRLMLGPAIGVDLPITLLRRNALVDVMALPTELR encoded by the coding sequence ATGTTCGCCGTCGGCGGACGATCAACCGGCATCAACCTCGCCGCCCAGGTTGTTGACCTGGTCATGAACACCGATGAATCCGAGGCGCTCGATGCCTACAGCCGCATCGTGACCGGTGTCGCCAGTCGCCTGCTGCCCTCGGTGGCGGCCCTCTCGATGCGGGGCGGCGCCGGCTCCGCGGTCACCTTCACCGATGACGGTTTTCTGCTGACGAACGCGCACGTGGTGGCCGGCGCGACCACCGGCTCGGCGGCGTTCGCGGACGGCGTCGACACCCCGTTCGACGTGGTCGGCGCGGACGCGCTCTCCGACCTGGCCGTGGTCCGGGTGCATCATCCGGGCGCACCGGCCGCCCCGCTCGGCGACGCCGACGATCTGCGGATCGGGCAGCTCGTGGTGGCGCTGGGGAATCCGATGGGCCTGGCCGGGTCGGTCACCGCGGGCGTGGTGTCCGGGCTGGGCCGTTCACTGCCGGCCCGGGACGGCCGCCGGATCCGGGTGATCGACAACGTGATCCAGACCGACGCGGCGCTCAATCCCGGCAATTCCGGTGGCGCGCTCGCCGACTCGACCGGTCACGTCGTCGGCATCAACACCGCGGTCGCCGGGTACGGCCTGGGCCTCGCCGTCCCGATCAACGAGACCACCCGGTCGATCATCGGCGAGCTGGTCGCCACCGGCCGGGTCCGGCGGGCCTGGCTCGGGGTCGCCGGGATGCCCGCCCCGCTCCCGCCGAACCTGGCCGACCGGCTGGGGCAGAAGCAGGGCCTGCGGGTGGTCGAGGTGGTGCCGGGCAGCCCGGCCGGGCTGGCCGGGATCTACCTGGGTGACCTGCTGCTGACCGCGGGCGGCCGCCCGATCCAGTCGGTGCAGGCGCTGCAGCGGCTGATGCTGGGCCCGGCGATCGGGGTGGACCTGCCGATCACACTGTTGCGCCGGAACGCCCTGGTGGACGTGATGGCCCTCCCCACCGAGCTGCGGTAA
- a CDS encoding YkvA family protein, translating into MAKTLKRAAAFTALGKALMSGARGGPSLSARLSALPRMLKATAKGQYDGGMRVALMAAATAYVISPIDVVPEMFLWVFGLIDDAVMVTWLAGTVLSETERFLEWEKMAKPAVVR; encoded by the coding sequence ATGGCCAAAACTCTGAAACGTGCGGCGGCATTCACCGCACTCGGCAAGGCACTGATGTCCGGCGCCCGGGGTGGGCCGTCATTGAGCGCGCGGCTCTCGGCGCTCCCGAGAATGCTCAAGGCGACCGCCAAGGGGCAGTACGACGGCGGCATGCGGGTCGCGCTGATGGCGGCCGCCACGGCGTACGTGATCTCGCCGATCGACGTCGTACCGGAGATGTTTCTCTGGGTCTTCGGTTTGATCGACGACGCCGTCATGGTCACCTGGCTGGCCGGGACCGTGCTCAGCGAGACCGAGCGGTTCCTGGAGTGGGAGAAGATGGCGAAGCCCGCCGTCGTACGCTGA
- a CDS encoding Bax inhibitor-1/YccA family protein, with the protein MKTSNPVLSRLGQAAERERTAGYGPYGPAGAGYGQPGYGQPYPTAEGYPAAPPAVQPMTIDDVVVKTVTLLGITGISAVAAWNLVPYDLTLAAWIGAAMVGFVLGLVISFMRIANPALVIAYAVIEGVFVGMISKTYQNILGYDGIVLQAVVATFGVFFLMAALYKSRVIRATPKFQRIMIGAISGLVAIMLVNFVLALFDVNTGLRDNGPLGYIFSLVCIVVASLSFILSFNEIEEGVRQGLPRKYSWTAAFGILVGLVWLYIEILRLLSYLQGDD; encoded by the coding sequence GTGAAGACTTCTAACCCGGTGCTCTCGCGCCTCGGCCAGGCGGCCGAGCGGGAGCGGACGGCCGGGTACGGGCCATACGGGCCGGCCGGCGCGGGTTACGGTCAGCCGGGCTACGGTCAGCCGTACCCGACCGCTGAGGGCTACCCCGCCGCCCCGCCCGCTGTGCAGCCGATGACGATCGACGACGTGGTCGTCAAGACCGTCACTCTGCTCGGCATCACCGGCATCTCCGCGGTCGCCGCGTGGAACCTCGTGCCCTACGACCTGACCCTCGCCGCCTGGATCGGCGCGGCCATGGTCGGCTTCGTGCTCGGCCTGGTCATCTCGTTCATGCGGATCGCGAACCCGGCACTCGTCATCGCCTACGCGGTGATCGAGGGCGTGTTCGTCGGCATGATCAGCAAGACCTACCAGAACATCCTGGGCTATGACGGCATCGTCCTACAGGCGGTGGTCGCCACCTTCGGCGTCTTCTTCCTGATGGCCGCGCTCTACAAGTCCCGCGTCATCCGCGCCACCCCGAAGTTCCAGCGCATCATGATCGGCGCCATCAGCGGCCTGGTCGCGATCATGCTGGTCAACTTCGTGCTGGCCCTGTTCGACGTCAACACCGGCCTGCGCGACAACGGCCCGCTCGGCTACATCTTCAGCCTGGTCTGCATCGTCGTCGCGTCGCTCAGCTTCATCCTGAGCTTCAACGAGATCGAGGAGGGCGTGCGCCAGGGCCTCCCGCGGAAATACTCGTGGACCGCGGCGTTCGGCATCCTGGTCGGCCTGGTGTGGCTCTACATCGAGATCCTGCGCCTGCTCAGCTATCTACAGGGCGACGACTGA
- a CDS encoding acetyl-CoA C-acetyltransferase, giving the protein MPEAVIVATARSPIGRAHKGSLKDLRPDDLTATIVDAALNKVPQLDRTLIEDLYLGCGLPGGEQGFNMARVVATKLGLDGLPGATITRYCSSSLQTTRMAFHAIKAGEGDIFVSAGVETVSRFARGSSDGLPSAAQALVGGGWENSYFADAQARTAETAKGGTTWHDPRADNLTPDIYIGMGYTAENLAQIKNISREEMDEFGVRSQNLAEKAIANGFWAREITPVTLPDGTVVSKDDGPRAGVTMDAVGGLKPVFRPDGRVTAGNCCPLNDGAAAVVIMSDTKARELGITPLARIISTGVTALSPEIMGLGPVEASKQALKRAGMTIDDVDLVEINEAFAAQVIPSYQDLGIPLDKLNVNGGAIAVGHPFGMTGARITGTLINSLDWHDKSIGLETMCVGGGQGMALIIERLS; this is encoded by the coding sequence ATGCCGGAAGCTGTCATCGTTGCCACTGCCCGCTCCCCGATCGGCCGCGCCCACAAGGGCTCGCTGAAGGATCTGCGCCCCGACGATCTCACCGCCACCATCGTCGACGCCGCGCTCAACAAGGTGCCCCAGCTCGACCGCACGCTGATCGAGGACCTCTACCTCGGTTGCGGCCTGCCCGGCGGTGAGCAGGGCTTCAACATGGCCCGCGTGGTCGCCACCAAGCTGGGCCTGGACGGCCTGCCCGGCGCCACCATCACGCGCTACTGCTCGTCGTCGCTGCAGACCACCCGGATGGCGTTCCACGCGATCAAGGCGGGCGAGGGCGACATCTTCGTCTCGGCCGGCGTGGAGACCGTGTCCCGGTTCGCCCGCGGCAGCTCCGACGGCCTGCCCTCGGCCGCGCAGGCGCTGGTCGGCGGCGGCTGGGAGAACTCGTACTTCGCCGACGCCCAGGCCCGCACCGCCGAGACCGCCAAGGGTGGCACCACCTGGCACGACCCGCGCGCGGACAACCTGACGCCGGACATCTACATCGGCATGGGCTACACCGCGGAGAACCTGGCGCAGATCAAGAACATCTCCCGGGAGGAGATGGACGAATTCGGCGTACGGTCGCAGAACCTCGCCGAGAAGGCCATCGCGAACGGCTTCTGGGCCCGCGAGATCACCCCGGTCACCCTCCCCGACGGCACCGTCGTGTCGAAGGACGACGGCCCCCGGGCCGGTGTCACGATGGACGCGGTCGGCGGGCTCAAGCCGGTCTTCCGCCCCGACGGCCGGGTCACCGCCGGCAACTGCTGCCCGCTCAACGACGGCGCCGCGGCGGTCGTGATCATGAGCGACACCAAGGCCCGGGAGCTGGGCATCACCCCGCTCGCCCGGATCATCTCCACCGGCGTCACCGCGCTCTCCCCGGAGATCATGGGCCTCGGCCCGGTCGAGGCGTCCAAGCAGGCGCTCAAGCGCGCCGGCATGACCATCGACGACGTCGACCTGGTCGAGATCAACGAGGCGTTCGCGGCCCAGGTCATCCCGTCCTACCAGGACCTGGGCATCCCGCTGGACAAGCTGAACGTGAACGGCGGCGCGATCGCGGTCGGCCACCCGTTCGGCATGACCGGCGCCCGCATCACCGGCACCCTGATCAACTCCCTGGACTGGCACGACAAGAGCATCGGCCTGGAGACGATGTGCGTCGGCGGCGGCCAGGGCATGGCCCTGATCATCGAACGCCTCAGCTGA
- a CDS encoding cystathionine beta-synthase has product MRYYDNVVEIIGNTPLVRLNSVTDGISATVLAKVEYMNPGGSVKDRIALRMVEDAEAAGLLKPGGTIVEPTSGNTGVGLALVAQRRGYKCVFVCPDKVSEDKQNVLRAYGAEVVVCPTAVAPEDPRSYYNVSAQLTRDIPGAWKPDQYSNPANPRSHYEQTGPELWEQTAGKITHFVAGVGTGGTITGVGRYLKEQNGSVRVIGADPEGSVYSGGTGRPYLVEGVGEDFWPTAYDTTVTDEVIEVSDSDSFEMTRRLAREEGLLVGGSCGMAVVAALEVARKAGPDDVIVVLLPDGGRGYLSKIFNDKWMARYGFLRTPGDAPTVADALAAKGAEIPPLVHLHPTETVRDAIDYMREYGVSQLPVLKAEPPVVTGEVAGSISEKALLDALFTGQAHLHDTIERHMGESLPMIGGGEPVAEAVALLEKADAAMVLVDGKPAGVLTRQDLLAHLS; this is encoded by the coding sequence GTGCGCTATTACGACAACGTGGTCGAGATCATCGGCAACACCCCGCTGGTTCGACTGAACAGCGTGACCGACGGCATCAGTGCCACAGTGCTGGCCAAGGTCGAATACATGAATCCCGGCGGTTCGGTGAAAGACCGGATCGCCCTGCGAATGGTCGAGGACGCGGAGGCCGCGGGGCTGCTTAAACCCGGTGGCACGATCGTCGAGCCGACCAGCGGAAACACCGGGGTCGGCCTGGCTCTGGTGGCGCAGCGGCGGGGCTACAAGTGCGTCTTCGTCTGCCCGGACAAGGTCAGCGAGGACAAGCAGAACGTGCTTCGGGCGTACGGCGCCGAGGTCGTCGTCTGCCCGACCGCGGTCGCCCCCGAGGACCCGCGCTCCTACTACAACGTCTCCGCGCAGCTGACCCGGGACATCCCCGGCGCGTGGAAGCCCGATCAGTACAGCAACCCGGCGAACCCGCGCTCGCACTACGAGCAGACCGGTCCGGAGCTCTGGGAACAGACCGCAGGCAAGATCACCCACTTCGTGGCCGGGGTCGGCACCGGCGGGACGATCACCGGTGTCGGGCGCTACCTCAAGGAGCAGAACGGGTCGGTGCGCGTGATCGGCGCGGACCCGGAGGGCTCGGTCTACTCCGGGGGCACCGGCCGGCCGTACCTGGTGGAGGGCGTCGGCGAGGACTTCTGGCCGACCGCGTACGACACCACGGTGACCGACGAGGTCATCGAGGTCAGCGACTCGGACTCGTTCGAGATGACCCGCCGCCTGGCCCGCGAGGAGGGCCTGCTGGTCGGCGGCTCGTGCGGGATGGCCGTGGTCGCGGCGCTCGAGGTGGCCCGCAAGGCCGGCCCGGACGACGTAATCGTGGTGCTGCTGCCGGACGGTGGCCGCGGTTACCTCTCCAAGATCTTCAACGACAAGTGGATGGCCCGGTACGGCTTCCTGCGCACCCCCGGCGACGCGCCCACCGTCGCCGACGCGCTGGCCGCCAAGGGGGCCGAGATCCCGCCCCTGGTCCACCTGCACCCCACCGAGACCGTCCGCGACGCGATCGACTACATGCGGGAGTACGGCGTCAGCCAGCTCCCGGTCCTCAAGGCCGAGCCCCCCGTCGTCACCGGCGAGGTGGCCGGCTCCATCTCGGAGAAGGCGCTGCTGGACGCGCTCTTCACCGGCCAGGCCCACCTGCACGACACGATCGAGCGGCACATGGGCGAGTCCCTGCCGATGATCGGTGGCGGCGAGCCGGTCGCCGAGGCGGTGGCGCTGCTGGAGAAGGCGGACGCCGCGATGGTCCTGGTCGACGGCAAGCCGGCCGGGGTGCTCACCCGCCAGGACCTACTGGCCCACCTGAGCTGA
- a CDS encoding GNAT family N-acetyltransferase yields the protein MRIVGVRAGDSGFGRLAELFDEYRVHYGERAEPGRTGAWLSEQLGAGRLRAALAVEDGDGVGDGVGGGGGVGFVTSAVLPASLRLATFWLVRDLFVRPGRRRGGAGRALLDHVVAEASAAGALRISLQTEPENGPALTLYAAAGFRTVDGLTSLSLPLSGPA from the coding sequence GTGAGGATCGTGGGGGTTCGGGCGGGGGATTCCGGGTTCGGGCGGTTGGCGGAGCTCTTCGATGAGTACCGCGTTCACTACGGCGAGCGGGCCGAGCCCGGGCGGACCGGGGCCTGGCTTTCGGAGCAGTTGGGCGCGGGGCGGCTGCGGGCGGCCCTGGCGGTCGAGGACGGCGACGGCGTCGGCGACGGCGTCGGGGGCGGCGGCGGCGTCGGGTTCGTCACCAGCGCGGTGCTGCCGGCTTCGTTGCGGTTGGCGACGTTCTGGCTGGTCCGGGACCTGTTCGTGCGGCCCGGCCGGCGTCGGGGCGGTGCCGGGCGGGCGCTTCTCGATCATGTCGTCGCGGAGGCGAGCGCGGCCGGCGCGCTGCGGATCTCGTTGCAGACCGAGCCGGAGAACGGTCCCGCGCTCACCCTCTACGCCGCGGCCGGCTTCCGCACGGTCGACGGCCTGACCAGTCTCAGCCTGCCCCTGTCCGGCCCGGCCTGA